The following proteins are encoded in a genomic region of Castor canadensis chromosome 19, mCasCan1.hap1v2, whole genome shotgun sequence:
- the Man2c1 gene encoding alpha-mannosidase 2C1 isoform X1 produces MAAVPALKHWRTTLERVEKFVSPLYFTDCNLRGRLFGDSCPVAALSSFLTPERLPYQEAVQRDYSPAQVGDSFGPTWWTCWFRVELIIPEAWVGQEVHLCWESDGEGLIWRDGEPVQGLTKEGEKTSYVLTDKLGEGDPRNLTLYVEVACNGLLGAGKGTMIAAPDPEKTFQLSRAELAVFHRDVHKLLVDLELLLGIAKGLGENNQRSFQALYTANQMVNLCDPAQPQTFPVAQALACKFFSQRGGESQHTIHATGHCHIDTAWLWPFKETVRKCARSWATAVQLMQQNTEFIFACSQAQQLEWVKSRYPGLHARLQEFACRGQFVPVGGTWVEMDGNLPSGEAMVRQFLQGQNFFLQEFGKMCTEFWLPDTFGYSAQLPQIMRGCGIKRFLTQKLSWNLVNSFPHHTFFWEGLDGSQVLVHFPPGDSYGMQGNVDEVLKTVTNNRDKGRTNHSAFLFGFGDGGGGPTQTMLDRLKRLSNTDGLPRVQLSSPAQLFTALERDSGQLCTWVGELFLELHNGTYTTHAKLKRGNRECERILHDVELLSSLALARSAQFLYPAAQLQHLWRLLLLNQFHDVVTGSCIQLVAEEAMSHYEDIRSHGNTLLSTAAAALCAGEPGPEGLLIVNTLPWKRTEVLALPKPGGAHSLALVTVPSMGYAPVPTPTSLQPLLPQQPVFVVQETDGSVTLDNGIIRVKLDPTGRLMSLVLVVSGREAIAEGALGNQFVLFDDVPLYWDAWDVMDYHLETRKPVMGQAGTLAVGTEGGLRGSAWFLLQISPNSRLSQEVVLDVGCPYVRFHTEVHWHEAHKFLKVEFPARVRNPQATYEIQFGHLQRPTHYNTSWDWARFEVWSHRWMDLSEYGFGLALLNDCKYGASVQGSILSLSLLRAPKAPDASADMGRHEFTYALMPHKGSFQDAGVIHAAYDLNFPLLALPAPGPAPATTTWSAFSLSSSAVVLETVKQAESMPQNRTLVLRLYEAHGSHVDCWLHTSLPVQEAILCNLLEQPDPAGHLLLRDSRLKLTFSPFQVRSLLLVLHPPPN; encoded by the exons ATGGCGGCAGTGCCGGCCCTGAAGCACTGGCGCACCACGCTAGAGCGGGTGGAGAAATTCGTGTCGCCACTCTACTTCACCGACTGTAACCTCCGCGGCAG GCTCTTCGGCGACAGCTGCCCAGTGGCCGCACTCTCCAGCTTCTTGACACCGGAGAGGCTTCCCTACCAGGAGGCGGTCCAGCGGGACTATAGCCCCGCGCAGGTCGGCGACAGCTTCGGACCCAC GTGGTGGACCTGCTGGTTCCGGGTGGAGCTGATTATCCCAGAGGCATGGGTGGGCCAGGAAGTTCACCTTTGCTGGGAAAGTGATGGAGAAGGCCTGATCTGGCGTGATGGGGAACCTGTTCAG GGTTTGACTAAAGAGGGTGAAAAGACCAGTTATGTCCTGACTGACAAGCTAGGAGAAGGAGATCCCCGAAA CCTGACCCTCTATGTGGAAGTAGCCTGCAATGGGCTCCTGGGGGCTGGAAAGGGGACTATGATTGCAGCCCCTGACCCTGAGAAGACATTCCAGCTAAGCCGGGCTGAGCTGGCTGTGTTCCACCGGGATGTGCACAAACTCCTGGTGGATCTGGAGCTTCTGCTGGGCATAGCCAAG GGCCTCGGGGAGAACAACCAGCGAAGCTTCCAGGCCCTGTACACAGCCAACCAGATGGTGAACTTGTGTGATCCTGCCCAGCCCCAGACTTTCCCAGTGGCCCAGGCCCTGGCCTGCAAGTTCTTTAGCCAACGTGGAGGTGAAAGCCAACATACCATCCATGCTACAGGACACTGCCACATTGATACAG CCTGGCTTTGGCCCTTCAAGGAGACTGTGCGGAAATGTGCCCGGAGCTGGGCCACAGCCGTGCAGCTCATGCAGCAGAACACTGAGTTCATCTTTGCCTGTTCCCAG GCACAGCAGCTCGAGTGGGTAAAGAGCCGCTACCCTGGCCTGCATGCCCGGCTCCAGGAGTTTGCCTGCCGTGGGCAATTTGTGCCCGTGGGGGGCACCTGGGTGGAGATG GATGGGAACCTTCCCAGTGGAGAGGCCATGGTGAGGCAGTTCCTGCAAGGCCAGAACTTCTTTCTGCAGGAGTTTGGAAAGATGTGCACTGAG TTTTGGCTGCCAGACACATTCGGTTACTCAGCACAGCTCCCCCAGATCATGCGCGGCTGTGGCATCAAGCGTTTCTTGACACAGAAATTGAGCTGGAATTTGGTGAACTCCTTCCCG CACCATACCTTTTTCTGGGAGGGGCTGGATGGCTCCCAAGTGTTGGTCCACTTCCCACCTGGAGATTCATATGGAATGCAGGGCAACGTGGACGAG GTGCTGAAGACCGTGACCAACAACAGGGACAAGGGGCGGACCAACCACAGTGCCTTCCTCTTCGGTTTTGGGGATGGAGGTGGTGGCCCCACTCAGACTATGCTGGACCGCTTGAAGCGGCTGAGCAATACTGACGGGCTGCCCAG GGTGCAGCTGTCTTCCCCAGCCCAGCTCTTCACGGCACTGGAGAGGGACTCAGGACAACTGTGCACATGGGTCGGGGAGCTCTTCCTGGAGCTGCACAATGGCACCTACACCACCCATGCCAAG CTCAAGAGGGGGAACCGGGAGTGTGAGCGGATCCTGCATGACGTGGAGCTGCTCAGCAGCCTGGCCCTGGCCCGCAGTGCCCAGTTCCTATACCCAGCGGCCCAGCTACAGCACCTCTGGAG GCTTCTACTCCTCAACCAGTTCCATGATGTAGTGACTGGAAGCTGCATCCAGCTGGTGGCAGAGGAGGCCATGAGCCACTATGAAG ACATCCGTTCCCATGGCAATACACTGCTCAGCACTGCAGCCGCAGCCCTGTGTGCTGGGGAGCCAGGTCCCGAGGGCCTCCTCATTGTCAACACACTGCCCTGGAAGCGCACCGAAGTGTTGGCCTTGCCCAAGCCCGGTGGGGCCCACAGCCTAG CCCTGGTGACAGTGCCCAGCATGGGCTATGCTCCTgttcccacccccacctcactGCAGCCGCTGCTGCCTCAGCAGCCTGTGTTTGTGGTGCAAGAG ACCGATGGTTCTGTGACTCTGGACAACGGCATCATCCGGGTGAAGTTGGACCCTACTGGCCGCCTTATGTCTCTAGTCCTGGTGGTCTCTGGCAG GGAGGCCATTGCTGAGGGTGCTCTGGGCAACCAGTTTGTGCTGTTTGATGATGTCCCCTTGTACTGGGATGCATGGGATGTCATGGACTACCACCTAGAGACACG GAAGCCTGTGATGGGCCAGGCAGGGACCCTAGCAGTGGGCACTGAGGGTGGCCTTCGAGGCAGTGCCTGGTTCCTGTTACAGATCAGCCCCAACAGTCGGCTCAGCCAGGAGGTTGTGCTGGACGTTGGCTGCCCCTATGTCCGCTTCCACACTGAG GTGCACTGGCATGAGGCCCACAAGTTTCTGAAGGTGGAGTTCCCTGCCCGTGTGCGGAACCCCCAGGCCACCTATGAGATCCAGTTTGGGCACCTGCAGCGGCCCACGCACTACAACACCTCTTGGGACTGGGCTCGATTTGAG GTATGGTCCCACCGCTGGATGGATCTGTCAGAGTACGGCTTTGGGCTGGCCCTGCTCAACGACTGCAAGTATGGTGCGTCTGTACAAGGCAGCATCCTCAGCCTCTCTCT CCTGAGGGCACCTAAGGCCCCTGATGCCAGCGCTGACATGGGGCGCCATGAGTTCACCTATGCGTTGATGCCACACAAGG GCTCCTTCCAAGATGCTGGTGTTATCCACGCTGCCTATGACCTCAACTTCCCCCTGCTGGCGCTACCTGCCCCAGGCCCTGCGCCTGCCACCACCACCTGGAGTGCCTTTTCCCTATCCTCATCAGCAGTCGTGTTGGAGACCGTCAAACAG GCAGAGAGCATGCCCCAGAACCGCACTCTGGTCCTCAGGCTGTATGAGGCCCACGGCAGCCATGTTGACTGTTGGCTGCATACATCGCTGCCAGTTCAGGAGGCCATCCT GTGCAACCTCCTGGAGCAGCCAGACCCTGCTGGCCACCTGCTCCTTCGGGACTCCCGCCTGAAGCTCACCTTTTCTCCCTTCCAAGTGAGGTCTCTGTTGCTTGTGCTTCATCCTCCACCAAATTGA
- the Man2c1 gene encoding alpha-mannosidase 2C1 isoform X5, translating into MIAAPDPEKTFQLSRAELAVFHRDVHKLLVDLELLLGIAKGLGENNQRSFQALYTANQMVNLCDPAQPQTFPVAQALACKFFSQRGGESQHTIHATGHCHIDTAWLWPFKETVRKCARSWATAVQLMQQNTEFIFACSQAQQLEWVKSRYPGLHARLQEFACRGQFVPVGGTWVEMDGNLPSGEAMVRQFLQGQNFFLQEFGKMCTEFWLPDTFGYSAQLPQIMRGCGIKRFLTQKLSWNLVNSFPHHTFFWEGLDGSQVLVHFPPGDSYGMQGNVDEVLKTVTNNRDKGRTNHSAFLFGFGDGGGGPTQTMLDRLKRLSNTDGLPRVQLSSPAQLFTALERDSGQLCTWVGELFLELHNGTYTTHAKLKRGNRECERILHDVELLSSLALARSAQFLYPAAQLQHLWRLLLLNQFHDVVTGSCIQLVAEEAMSHYEDIRSHGNTLLSTAAAALCAGEPGPEGLLIVNTLPWKRTEVLALPKPGGAHSLALVTVPSMGYAPVPTPTSLQPLLPQQPVFVVQETDGSVTLDNGIIRVKLDPTGRLMSLVLVVSGREAIAEGALGNQFVLFDDVPLYWDAWDVMDYHLETRKPVMGQAGTLAVGTEGGLRGSAWFLLQISPNSRLSQEVVLDVGCPYVRFHTEVHWHEAHKFLKVEFPARVRNPQATYEIQFGHLQRPTHYNTSWDWARFEVWSHRWMDLSEYGFGLALLNDCKYGASVQGSILSLSLLRAPKAPDASADMGRHEFTYALMPHKGSFQDAGVIHAAYDLNFPLLALPAPGPAPATTTWSAFSLSSSAVVLETVKQAESMPQNRTLVLRLYEAHGSHVDCWLHTSLPVQEAILCNLLEQPDPAGHLLLRDSRLKLTFSPFQVRSLLLVLHPPPN; encoded by the exons ATGATTGCAGCCCCTGACCCTGAGAAGACATTCCAGCTAAGCCGGGCTGAGCTGGCTGTGTTCCACCGGGATGTGCACAAACTCCTGGTGGATCTGGAGCTTCTGCTGGGCATAGCCAAG GGCCTCGGGGAGAACAACCAGCGAAGCTTCCAGGCCCTGTACACAGCCAACCAGATGGTGAACTTGTGTGATCCTGCCCAGCCCCAGACTTTCCCAGTGGCCCAGGCCCTGGCCTGCAAGTTCTTTAGCCAACGTGGAGGTGAAAGCCAACATACCATCCATGCTACAGGACACTGCCACATTGATACAG CCTGGCTTTGGCCCTTCAAGGAGACTGTGCGGAAATGTGCCCGGAGCTGGGCCACAGCCGTGCAGCTCATGCAGCAGAACACTGAGTTCATCTTTGCCTGTTCCCAG GCACAGCAGCTCGAGTGGGTAAAGAGCCGCTACCCTGGCCTGCATGCCCGGCTCCAGGAGTTTGCCTGCCGTGGGCAATTTGTGCCCGTGGGGGGCACCTGGGTGGAGATG GATGGGAACCTTCCCAGTGGAGAGGCCATGGTGAGGCAGTTCCTGCAAGGCCAGAACTTCTTTCTGCAGGAGTTTGGAAAGATGTGCACTGAG TTTTGGCTGCCAGACACATTCGGTTACTCAGCACAGCTCCCCCAGATCATGCGCGGCTGTGGCATCAAGCGTTTCTTGACACAGAAATTGAGCTGGAATTTGGTGAACTCCTTCCCG CACCATACCTTTTTCTGGGAGGGGCTGGATGGCTCCCAAGTGTTGGTCCACTTCCCACCTGGAGATTCATATGGAATGCAGGGCAACGTGGACGAG GTGCTGAAGACCGTGACCAACAACAGGGACAAGGGGCGGACCAACCACAGTGCCTTCCTCTTCGGTTTTGGGGATGGAGGTGGTGGCCCCACTCAGACTATGCTGGACCGCTTGAAGCGGCTGAGCAATACTGACGGGCTGCCCAG GGTGCAGCTGTCTTCCCCAGCCCAGCTCTTCACGGCACTGGAGAGGGACTCAGGACAACTGTGCACATGGGTCGGGGAGCTCTTCCTGGAGCTGCACAATGGCACCTACACCACCCATGCCAAG CTCAAGAGGGGGAACCGGGAGTGTGAGCGGATCCTGCATGACGTGGAGCTGCTCAGCAGCCTGGCCCTGGCCCGCAGTGCCCAGTTCCTATACCCAGCGGCCCAGCTACAGCACCTCTGGAG GCTTCTACTCCTCAACCAGTTCCATGATGTAGTGACTGGAAGCTGCATCCAGCTGGTGGCAGAGGAGGCCATGAGCCACTATGAAG ACATCCGTTCCCATGGCAATACACTGCTCAGCACTGCAGCCGCAGCCCTGTGTGCTGGGGAGCCAGGTCCCGAGGGCCTCCTCATTGTCAACACACTGCCCTGGAAGCGCACCGAAGTGTTGGCCTTGCCCAAGCCCGGTGGGGCCCACAGCCTAG CCCTGGTGACAGTGCCCAGCATGGGCTATGCTCCTgttcccacccccacctcactGCAGCCGCTGCTGCCTCAGCAGCCTGTGTTTGTGGTGCAAGAG ACCGATGGTTCTGTGACTCTGGACAACGGCATCATCCGGGTGAAGTTGGACCCTACTGGCCGCCTTATGTCTCTAGTCCTGGTGGTCTCTGGCAG GGAGGCCATTGCTGAGGGTGCTCTGGGCAACCAGTTTGTGCTGTTTGATGATGTCCCCTTGTACTGGGATGCATGGGATGTCATGGACTACCACCTAGAGACACG GAAGCCTGTGATGGGCCAGGCAGGGACCCTAGCAGTGGGCACTGAGGGTGGCCTTCGAGGCAGTGCCTGGTTCCTGTTACAGATCAGCCCCAACAGTCGGCTCAGCCAGGAGGTTGTGCTGGACGTTGGCTGCCCCTATGTCCGCTTCCACACTGAG GTGCACTGGCATGAGGCCCACAAGTTTCTGAAGGTGGAGTTCCCTGCCCGTGTGCGGAACCCCCAGGCCACCTATGAGATCCAGTTTGGGCACCTGCAGCGGCCCACGCACTACAACACCTCTTGGGACTGGGCTCGATTTGAG GTATGGTCCCACCGCTGGATGGATCTGTCAGAGTACGGCTTTGGGCTGGCCCTGCTCAACGACTGCAAGTATGGTGCGTCTGTACAAGGCAGCATCCTCAGCCTCTCTCT CCTGAGGGCACCTAAGGCCCCTGATGCCAGCGCTGACATGGGGCGCCATGAGTTCACCTATGCGTTGATGCCACACAAGG GCTCCTTCCAAGATGCTGGTGTTATCCACGCTGCCTATGACCTCAACTTCCCCCTGCTGGCGCTACCTGCCCCAGGCCCTGCGCCTGCCACCACCACCTGGAGTGCCTTTTCCCTATCCTCATCAGCAGTCGTGTTGGAGACCGTCAAACAG GCAGAGAGCATGCCCCAGAACCGCACTCTGGTCCTCAGGCTGTATGAGGCCCACGGCAGCCATGTTGACTGTTGGCTGCATACATCGCTGCCAGTTCAGGAGGCCATCCT GTGCAACCTCCTGGAGCAGCCAGACCCTGCTGGCCACCTGCTCCTTCGGGACTCCCGCCTGAAGCTCACCTTTTCTCCCTTCCAAGTGAGGTCTCTGTTGCTTGTGCTTCATCCTCCACCAAATTGA
- the Man2c1 gene encoding alpha-mannosidase 2C1 isoform X2 — protein MAAVPALKHWRTTLERVEKFVSPLYFTDCNLRGRLFGDSCPVAALSSFLTPERLPYQEAVQRDYSPAQVGDSFGPTWWTCWFRVELIIPEAWVGQEVHLCWESDGEGLIWRDGEPVQGLTKEGEKTSYVLTDKLGEGDPRNLTLYVEVACNGLLGAGKGTMIAAPDPEKTFQLSRAELAVFHRDVHKLLVDLELLLGIAKPQTFPVAQALACKFFSQRGGESQHTIHATGHCHIDTAWLWPFKETVRKCARSWATAVQLMQQNTEFIFACSQAQQLEWVKSRYPGLHARLQEFACRGQFVPVGGTWVEMDGNLPSGEAMVRQFLQGQNFFLQEFGKMCTEFWLPDTFGYSAQLPQIMRGCGIKRFLTQKLSWNLVNSFPHHTFFWEGLDGSQVLVHFPPGDSYGMQGNVDEVLKTVTNNRDKGRTNHSAFLFGFGDGGGGPTQTMLDRLKRLSNTDGLPRVQLSSPAQLFTALERDSGQLCTWVGELFLELHNGTYTTHAKLKRGNRECERILHDVELLSSLALARSAQFLYPAAQLQHLWRLLLLNQFHDVVTGSCIQLVAEEAMSHYEDIRSHGNTLLSTAAAALCAGEPGPEGLLIVNTLPWKRTEVLALPKPGGAHSLALVTVPSMGYAPVPTPTSLQPLLPQQPVFVVQETDGSVTLDNGIIRVKLDPTGRLMSLVLVVSGREAIAEGALGNQFVLFDDVPLYWDAWDVMDYHLETRKPVMGQAGTLAVGTEGGLRGSAWFLLQISPNSRLSQEVVLDVGCPYVRFHTEVHWHEAHKFLKVEFPARVRNPQATYEIQFGHLQRPTHYNTSWDWARFEVWSHRWMDLSEYGFGLALLNDCKYGASVQGSILSLSLLRAPKAPDASADMGRHEFTYALMPHKGSFQDAGVIHAAYDLNFPLLALPAPGPAPATTTWSAFSLSSSAVVLETVKQAESMPQNRTLVLRLYEAHGSHVDCWLHTSLPVQEAILCNLLEQPDPAGHLLLRDSRLKLTFSPFQVRSLLLVLHPPPN, from the exons ATGGCGGCAGTGCCGGCCCTGAAGCACTGGCGCACCACGCTAGAGCGGGTGGAGAAATTCGTGTCGCCACTCTACTTCACCGACTGTAACCTCCGCGGCAG GCTCTTCGGCGACAGCTGCCCAGTGGCCGCACTCTCCAGCTTCTTGACACCGGAGAGGCTTCCCTACCAGGAGGCGGTCCAGCGGGACTATAGCCCCGCGCAGGTCGGCGACAGCTTCGGACCCAC GTGGTGGACCTGCTGGTTCCGGGTGGAGCTGATTATCCCAGAGGCATGGGTGGGCCAGGAAGTTCACCTTTGCTGGGAAAGTGATGGAGAAGGCCTGATCTGGCGTGATGGGGAACCTGTTCAG GGTTTGACTAAAGAGGGTGAAAAGACCAGTTATGTCCTGACTGACAAGCTAGGAGAAGGAGATCCCCGAAA CCTGACCCTCTATGTGGAAGTAGCCTGCAATGGGCTCCTGGGGGCTGGAAAGGGGACTATGATTGCAGCCCCTGACCCTGAGAAGACATTCCAGCTAAGCCGGGCTGAGCTGGCTGTGTTCCACCGGGATGTGCACAAACTCCTGGTGGATCTGGAGCTTCTGCTGGGCATAGCCAAG CCCCAGACTTTCCCAGTGGCCCAGGCCCTGGCCTGCAAGTTCTTTAGCCAACGTGGAGGTGAAAGCCAACATACCATCCATGCTACAGGACACTGCCACATTGATACAG CCTGGCTTTGGCCCTTCAAGGAGACTGTGCGGAAATGTGCCCGGAGCTGGGCCACAGCCGTGCAGCTCATGCAGCAGAACACTGAGTTCATCTTTGCCTGTTCCCAG GCACAGCAGCTCGAGTGGGTAAAGAGCCGCTACCCTGGCCTGCATGCCCGGCTCCAGGAGTTTGCCTGCCGTGGGCAATTTGTGCCCGTGGGGGGCACCTGGGTGGAGATG GATGGGAACCTTCCCAGTGGAGAGGCCATGGTGAGGCAGTTCCTGCAAGGCCAGAACTTCTTTCTGCAGGAGTTTGGAAAGATGTGCACTGAG TTTTGGCTGCCAGACACATTCGGTTACTCAGCACAGCTCCCCCAGATCATGCGCGGCTGTGGCATCAAGCGTTTCTTGACACAGAAATTGAGCTGGAATTTGGTGAACTCCTTCCCG CACCATACCTTTTTCTGGGAGGGGCTGGATGGCTCCCAAGTGTTGGTCCACTTCCCACCTGGAGATTCATATGGAATGCAGGGCAACGTGGACGAG GTGCTGAAGACCGTGACCAACAACAGGGACAAGGGGCGGACCAACCACAGTGCCTTCCTCTTCGGTTTTGGGGATGGAGGTGGTGGCCCCACTCAGACTATGCTGGACCGCTTGAAGCGGCTGAGCAATACTGACGGGCTGCCCAG GGTGCAGCTGTCTTCCCCAGCCCAGCTCTTCACGGCACTGGAGAGGGACTCAGGACAACTGTGCACATGGGTCGGGGAGCTCTTCCTGGAGCTGCACAATGGCACCTACACCACCCATGCCAAG CTCAAGAGGGGGAACCGGGAGTGTGAGCGGATCCTGCATGACGTGGAGCTGCTCAGCAGCCTGGCCCTGGCCCGCAGTGCCCAGTTCCTATACCCAGCGGCCCAGCTACAGCACCTCTGGAG GCTTCTACTCCTCAACCAGTTCCATGATGTAGTGACTGGAAGCTGCATCCAGCTGGTGGCAGAGGAGGCCATGAGCCACTATGAAG ACATCCGTTCCCATGGCAATACACTGCTCAGCACTGCAGCCGCAGCCCTGTGTGCTGGGGAGCCAGGTCCCGAGGGCCTCCTCATTGTCAACACACTGCCCTGGAAGCGCACCGAAGTGTTGGCCTTGCCCAAGCCCGGTGGGGCCCACAGCCTAG CCCTGGTGACAGTGCCCAGCATGGGCTATGCTCCTgttcccacccccacctcactGCAGCCGCTGCTGCCTCAGCAGCCTGTGTTTGTGGTGCAAGAG ACCGATGGTTCTGTGACTCTGGACAACGGCATCATCCGGGTGAAGTTGGACCCTACTGGCCGCCTTATGTCTCTAGTCCTGGTGGTCTCTGGCAG GGAGGCCATTGCTGAGGGTGCTCTGGGCAACCAGTTTGTGCTGTTTGATGATGTCCCCTTGTACTGGGATGCATGGGATGTCATGGACTACCACCTAGAGACACG GAAGCCTGTGATGGGCCAGGCAGGGACCCTAGCAGTGGGCACTGAGGGTGGCCTTCGAGGCAGTGCCTGGTTCCTGTTACAGATCAGCCCCAACAGTCGGCTCAGCCAGGAGGTTGTGCTGGACGTTGGCTGCCCCTATGTCCGCTTCCACACTGAG GTGCACTGGCATGAGGCCCACAAGTTTCTGAAGGTGGAGTTCCCTGCCCGTGTGCGGAACCCCCAGGCCACCTATGAGATCCAGTTTGGGCACCTGCAGCGGCCCACGCACTACAACACCTCTTGGGACTGGGCTCGATTTGAG GTATGGTCCCACCGCTGGATGGATCTGTCAGAGTACGGCTTTGGGCTGGCCCTGCTCAACGACTGCAAGTATGGTGCGTCTGTACAAGGCAGCATCCTCAGCCTCTCTCT CCTGAGGGCACCTAAGGCCCCTGATGCCAGCGCTGACATGGGGCGCCATGAGTTCACCTATGCGTTGATGCCACACAAGG GCTCCTTCCAAGATGCTGGTGTTATCCACGCTGCCTATGACCTCAACTTCCCCCTGCTGGCGCTACCTGCCCCAGGCCCTGCGCCTGCCACCACCACCTGGAGTGCCTTTTCCCTATCCTCATCAGCAGTCGTGTTGGAGACCGTCAAACAG GCAGAGAGCATGCCCCAGAACCGCACTCTGGTCCTCAGGCTGTATGAGGCCCACGGCAGCCATGTTGACTGTTGGCTGCATACATCGCTGCCAGTTCAGGAGGCCATCCT GTGCAACCTCCTGGAGCAGCCAGACCCTGCTGGCCACCTGCTCCTTCGGGACTCCCGCCTGAAGCTCACCTTTTCTCCCTTCCAAGTGAGGTCTCTGTTGCTTGTGCTTCATCCTCCACCAAATTGA